DNA sequence from the Candidatus Schekmanbacteria bacterium genome:
TAAGTGAAAAAAGGGTTCGTTCAAACCTTAAATATGGAATTCTTGTTGAAGTTGCAGTGATATCCCTTCTTGCGCTATTTTTCTCGCGGCTTATTACTGCCCCTATAAAAAAACTTGAGACTGCAACAAAAATGGTGACTGACGGAAATCTCGGTTATCAGGTTGATATTAGGACGAATGATGAAATAGGCGGACTTGCCAAAGATTTTAATGAAATGTCTAAAAAACTTGCTGATATGACTCGCCAACGAATTGAATTGACTGCAGATATTTCACATGAACTACGCTCTCCACTTGCTAGGATTAAAACTGCAGCTGAAATGATGACACTTGACCGAAATAATCCTCAACAGTTGGAAAAATATCAGCAGACAATATCTCAAGAGATTGAAGAATTGAATATTCTGATTGAGGACCTTCTCGAGCTTTCCAAACTCGAACTTGATAAAGTAGAGCTTAATTTGGAGTATTCAAATCCTTCAAATATAATTTCAGAGATTATAGACAGAGTAAAACCATTGGCAGAAAAAAAAGATATCAAAATAGAATATAAGCAGGACAATAATACACCAAATATTATGCTTGATATTCACAGAATGAGACGAGCTCTTAGCAATATAATTGAAAATGCAATAAAGTTTACAAATCAAAATGGACATATTATTATTGCAGAATCCTTCAAAGGTGATTCACTAACTATCAGTGTAGCTGATGATGGAGTAGGAGTGCCGGAAAGCGAATTGTCATCGATATTTGAGAGATTCTACCGCATAGATAAATCACGTGCGCGTCAGACTGGAGGGACAGGGCTTGGTCTAGCGATTGCAAAATCGATAGTTGAAAGGCATGGAGGTAAAATTGTTGCAAGGAAATCAGATATGGGAGGACTTGAAATAGTTATTTCAATTCCTACTCCGGGTTTTTCAAAACATTCTTTTATTTAATACTTTTTTCAATATCTGCCGCAAAGGAGATAGCGCCTCTGAAACCAAGATGTGTCGCACAATTTCCATAAGCATTTACAGATACAGTAGGGATATTGAGAGGCAGGATTCTGTTTTTTGTCATTCGATTCCCAATGAATAGGTCAGGTTTGTTTTCTATTAGAAACTTTTCCTGTTCGATGTAATTTTGCCCCGTAAATATCCAAGGATTTTCACCGTATTTATTTAGAATTTCTTCTAACCTCCCAGCTTCTTCCAAATCATAATGATAGAATCCAATACCTATGGGTTTCATTCCAAGTTCAAGGCAAAATTTTAATATTGATAGAACTCTTGGTGCTCCACCTGATATAAAGAGGCGTTTATTTTTTAATCTTGCAGATATTTCTTTAAATTCTTTTTCTGATTTCAAAGCTTCTTCCTCTATCTTTGCAGCCGCTTTTTTGCTGCAGCCTGTTTTTTCAACAATTTCG
Encoded proteins:
- a CDS encoding sensor histidine kinase: MRIGIYWKVITIFLLYIFFSTIIILLIYHFTESPESISVDIRSAVIKDSLLTAQDLSRMIKKSGKKGHYEALDNPSIKYFLEKTNRKIRLSNIAGKVLYDSVKGRVYGGNVINYDKISEILSKGILIEGGYSGWFRSTVEVYVPIKVDNEVLGILQISYPKISEKRVRSNLKYGILVEVAVISLLALFFSRLITAPIKKLETATKMVTDGNLGYQVDIRTNDEIGGLAKDFNEMSKKLADMTRQRIELTADISHELRSPLARIKTAAEMMTLDRNNPQQLEKYQQTISQEIEELNILIEDLLELSKLELDKVELNLEYSNPSNIISEIIDRVKPLAEKKDIKIEYKQDNNTPNIMLDIHRMRRALSNIIENAIKFTNQNGHIIIAESFKGDSLTISVADDGVGVPESELSSIFERFYRIDKSRARQTGGTGLGLAIAKSIVERHGGKIVARKSDMGGLEIVISIPTPGFSKHSFI